The proteins below are encoded in one region of Synchiropus splendidus isolate RoL2022-P1 chromosome 13, RoL_Sspl_1.0, whole genome shotgun sequence:
- the LOC128769357 gene encoding spindlin-1-like, producing MSKKRGRKRSSEELSESSASTFSPDPDNLLGRRIQHNWREKGNTTKWKGTVLERLTVNTSLYMVKYDGFDCVYGIELFKDNRVSNLQVLAEKVVNNKIRVPPGAEELVGRAVEHLFEKEDGEKNEWRGMVLSRAPIMTHWYYITYEKDPVLYMYQLWDDYKDGDLRVLPESENKHLLPADRKPGEEPESLVGKQVEYVTDNGLKRTGLVIYQVPAKPTVYYIKYDDDVHIHVYDLVKTT from the exons ATGTCGAAGAAACGAGGCAG GAAGCGTAGCAGCGAAGAGCTGAGCGAGAGCTCTGCTTCAACCTTCAGTCCAGATCCTGACAACCTGCTGGGGCGCAGGATCCAGCACAACTGGAGAGAGAAGGGAAACACCACCAAGTGGAAAGGCACGGTCCTGGAGCGGCTCACCGTCAACACTTCTCTCTACATGGTCAAATATGACGGCTTCGACTGCGTCTATGGCATCGAGCTCTTCAAAGACAACCGGGTGTCAAACCTTCAGGTTCTGGCAGAGAAAGTTG TGAATAATAAGATCAGGGTGCCTCCCGGGGCAGAGGAGCTGGTGGGTCGGGCTGTGGAGCATCTGTTCGAAAAGGAAGACGGTGAGAAAAACGAGTGGCGGGGCATGGTGCTGTCCCGAGCCCCCATCATGACCCACTGGTATTACATCACCTACGAGAAGGACCCCGTGCTTTACATGTACCAGCTGTGGGACGACTACAAGGACGGAGATCTGCGCGTTTTGCCGGAGTCAG AAAACAAGCACCTGCTTCCAGCCGACAGGAAACCGGGGGAGGAGCCGGAGAGTCTGGTGGGGAAGCAGGTGGAGTACGTAACAGACAACGGCCTGAAGAGGACGGGTCTGGTCATCTACCAGGTCCCTGCCAAACCCACCGTCTACTACATCAAGTACGACGACGACGTCCACATCCACGTGTACGACCTGGTCAAGACCACCTAA